In a genomic window of Scyliorhinus torazame isolate Kashiwa2021f chromosome 5, sScyTor2.1, whole genome shotgun sequence:
- the LOC140421953 gene encoding uncharacterized protein, with amino-acid sequence MHQQVHTGERPIICSPCGKGFTRLDNLRIHQRVHTGERPFTCSQCEKGFTASSSLLKHQRVHSGERPFTCSQCEKGFTTSSSLLSHQRVHTGERPFICSQCGKGFTRLDSLRIHQVVHTEERPFTCSQCEKRFTQSSDLQKHQRVHTGARTFTCFQCEKGFARLSNLQIHQRVHTGERPFTCSQCEKRFAQLSNLQTHQRVHTGEKPFTCSQCEKGFTQLSHLQRHQRVHTGEKALTCS; translated from the coding sequence atgcatcagcaagttcacactggggagaggccaatcatctgctctccatgtgggaagggattcactcggttagacaacctgcggatacatcagcgagttcacactggggagaggccgttcacctgctctcagtgtgagaagggattcactgcttcatcgagcctgctgaaacaccagcgagttcacagtggagagaggccgttcacctgctctcagtgcgagaagggattcactacttcctcGAGCCTGCtgtctcaccagcgagttcacactggagagaggccattcatctgctctcagtgtgggaagggattcactcggttagacagcctgcggatacatcaggtagttcacactgaggagaggccgttcacctgctctcagtgtgagaagagattcactcaatcatccgacctgcagaaacaccagcgagttcacactggggcgaggacgttcacctgctttcagtgtgagaagggattcgctcggttatccaacctgcagatacatcagcgagttcacactggggagaggccgttcacctgctctcagtgtgagaagagattcgctcagctatccaacctgcagacgcatcagcgagttcacactggggagaagccgttcacctgctctcagtgtgagaagggattcactcagttatcccacctgcagagacaccagcgggttcacacaggggagaaggcgttaacctgctcttag
- the LOC140421943 gene encoding uncharacterized protein produces MEKPWKCEDCGKGFKGPYGLERHQRSHTGARPFTCSVCETGFTAPCQLERHQRSHTGERPFTCSQCEKGFTDIGNLRRHERVHTGERPFTCSQCEKGFTDIGSLRRHERDHTGERPFTCSDCGKEFTRLFHLQRHHRVHTGENPFTCTVCGKEFTQLPNLQRHQRVHTGERPFICTVCDKGFTRLSHLQRHQSAHTGERPFTCTVCDKGFTRLPHLQNHQRVHTGEKPFICNVCDMGFTQLSSLLKHNVTHTKSRPFKCSECRRGFKSSQLLMSHQRVHSEERPFTSPTGKSFTRSSLAEPQCHSQQ; encoded by the coding sequence atggagaaaccatggaaatgtgaggattgtggaaaGGGGTTCAAAGGTCCGTATggactggaaaggcatcaacgcagtcacactggagcgaggccgttcacctgctctgtgtgtgagacggGATTCACAGCCCCGTgccagctggaaaggcatcaacgcagtcacactggagaaaggcctttcacctgctctcagtgtgaaaagggattcactgacattggcaacctgcggagacacgaaagagttcacactggagagaggcctttcacctgctctcagtgtgaaaagggattcactgacattggtagcctgcggagacacgaacgagatcacactggagagaggcctttcacctgctctgactgtgggaaggaattcactcggttattccacctgcagagacaccatcgagttcacactggggagaatccgttcacctgcactgtgtgtgggaaggaattcactcagttacccaacctgcagagacaccagagagttcacaccggggagaggccgttcatctgcactgtgtgtgataagggattcactcggttatcccacctgcagagacaccagagcgctcacactggggagaggccattcacctgcactgtgtgtgataagggattcactcgcttaccccacctgcagaaccaccagcgagttcacaccggggagaagccgttcatctgcaatgtgtgtgatatgggattcactcaattatccagcctgctgaaacacaatgtcactcacaccaagagcaggccctttaaatgctctgaatgcaggaggggtttcaaaagctcacagctactgatgtcccaccagcgcgttcactctgaggagagaccattcacttcTCCGACTGGAAAAagcttcactcggtcatcacttgctgaaccacaatgtcactcacagcaatga